A stretch of the bacterium genome encodes the following:
- a CDS encoding DEAD/DEAH box helicase family protein, protein MSLLVDNPILNSPFEKPGRYWTYKEGQPVLMDGRRPAGYYLKPRTQGGQTALFEEEFVPLDTVNGIRDKVSAWRDKGYPGVTSGITRQLLGHWKRTERERKLFFCQLEATETMIWLTEGPQADKQGLSLPKDENLIRYACKMATGSGKTVVMGMVIAWQVLNKLANPQDKRFSDAVLMLCPNLTIRERLKVLLPWQKQNYYDKFDLLPGGMLERLQQGRFFITNWHLFSPQDDSRKRSVVQRGAESDAAFCRRSLKELGTKKNILVINDEAHHAYRPKPLAEEQRARLSAEEAKEREEATVWVGGLDRINRDRGINICADFSATPFFIQGSGYAEGEPYPWISSDFGLVDAIECGIVKIPCVPVDDNTGAPDPKYFRLWQYINEHLPESERATARRRAKPESVLREAQGALAMLASQWQKKAKQWQEDGQPIPPVMIAVCDNTDLAKLVHEHVATGGVLKELENRRGGDVTIRIDSKLLAEAESAVEGQSKDDAAESVRKTVDTVGKTEWEGEGDPPGKNVRCVVSVSMLSEGWDAQNVTQILGLRAFGSQLLCEQVVGRGLRRINYDDFSEPEYVDVYGIPFEVIPVTKKPVRQGITEKTSTLVMALKERKGFEITFPRVEGFVFDVKSRIRAKLDDIPYLMVDPSKEPTWVAVKPAGGYRVGRPDRSGPGKVALHDRNPFHQEKRLQATVYEIAAELAMRLKSKHDDWGSRQNLFPQVLQIVWNYVETKVAVVDIDTPLEDIALKRYKQEMVDRLSAVIEPDEEAGEHPMLPVIEKFRPVGKTGDVLFRTVRPAKGTTNSHVSHVVLDNERWEQSVAFRLEKLAGEGGIVSYVKNDHLDFTIPYEWMGQKHEYRPDFLVRYKVAGGEVKIILEVKGYEDEQDRQKETAARRWVRAVNRHGEFGKWAFALCTQPGWTKEKLAQAAAQIP, encoded by the coding sequence CAACTCCCCGTTCGAGAAGCCCGGCCGGTATTGGACGTACAAGGAAGGCCAGCCGGTGCTGATGGATGGGCGAAGGCCAGCCGGGTACTACCTGAAGCCGCGCACGCAGGGCGGGCAGACCGCCTTGTTCGAGGAAGAGTTCGTCCCGCTCGACACGGTGAATGGCATTCGCGACAAGGTATCAGCATGGCGGGACAAGGGCTACCCGGGCGTGACAAGTGGCATCACGCGGCAACTGCTGGGTCACTGGAAACGAACGGAGCGCGAACGGAAGCTGTTCTTCTGTCAGCTTGAGGCCACCGAAACCATGATATGGCTGACAGAGGGCCCGCAGGCTGACAAGCAGGGTCTAAGCCTGCCGAAAGACGAGAATCTCATACGCTACGCCTGCAAGATGGCGACCGGGTCAGGCAAGACCGTTGTGATGGGAATGGTAATCGCTTGGCAGGTCCTGAACAAGCTCGCGAACCCGCAGGACAAGCGGTTCTCAGACGCGGTGCTGATGCTCTGCCCGAACCTGACCATCCGTGAGCGGCTGAAGGTGCTGTTGCCTTGGCAGAAGCAGAACTACTACGACAAGTTTGACCTGCTGCCGGGCGGGATGCTGGAGCGGTTGCAGCAGGGACGGTTCTTCATTACCAATTGGCACCTGTTCAGTCCGCAGGACGACAGCCGGAAACGGAGTGTCGTTCAGCGCGGTGCCGAGAGCGATGCGGCATTCTGCCGGCGCAGCCTAAAGGAACTCGGGACCAAGAAAAACATCCTGGTAATAAACGACGAAGCCCACCACGCCTACCGGCCCAAGCCGCTAGCCGAGGAGCAGCGTGCACGGTTGTCGGCGGAGGAAGCAAAGGAACGTGAGGAGGCGACGGTTTGGGTTGGCGGCCTAGACCGCATCAACCGTGACCGCGGCATCAACATCTGCGCCGACTTCTCGGCCACGCCCTTCTTCATTCAAGGCAGCGGCTACGCGGAGGGCGAGCCATATCCGTGGATAAGTTCGGACTTTGGACTCGTGGATGCCATCGAGTGCGGCATCGTGAAGATTCCGTGCGTACCCGTAGACGATAACACCGGAGCGCCCGACCCTAAGTACTTCCGGCTGTGGCAGTATATCAATGAGCACCTGCCTGAGTCGGAGCGGGCCACGGCCCGGCGACGAGCGAAGCCTGAGTCGGTGCTGCGCGAGGCGCAGGGCGCGCTGGCCATGCTTGCGTCGCAGTGGCAGAAGAAGGCAAAGCAATGGCAGGAGGATGGCCAGCCGATTCCGCCGGTGATGATAGCCGTCTGTGACAACACTGACCTGGCCAAGCTGGTGCACGAGCACGTTGCGACCGGCGGCGTCTTGAAGGAACTGGAGAACCGTCGAGGCGGGGACGTGACCATCCGTATCGACTCGAAGCTCCTGGCCGAAGCCGAGAGCGCGGTTGAGGGGCAGTCGAAGGACGATGCGGCGGAGTCGGTACGGAAAACCGTGGACACTGTCGGCAAGACCGAATGGGAGGGAGAAGGCGACCCGCCCGGCAAGAACGTGCGCTGCGTCGTGTCGGTCTCAATGCTCTCCGAAGGCTGGGACGCGCAGAACGTCACGCAGATTCTTGGACTGCGAGCGTTCGGCTCGCAACTGCTCTGCGAACAGGTCGTAGGGCGAGGATTGCGCAGGATCAACTACGACGACTTCTCCGAGCCGGAGTACGTGGACGTGTACGGTATCCCATTCGAGGTCATACCGGTTACGAAGAAGCCGGTCAGGCAGGGCATTACCGAGAAGACGTCCACGCTTGTGATGGCGCTCAAGGAACGAAAGGGCTTTGAAATCACGTTCCCGCGAGTCGAGGGATTCGTGTTCGACGTGAAGAGCAGGATTCGGGCGAAGCTCGACGACATACCCTACCTGATGGTCGACCCGTCCAAGGAACCAACGTGGGTGGCCGTGAAGCCTGCGGGCGGGTATCGCGTCGGCCGACCTGACCGTTCTGGGCCTGGCAAGGTGGCACTGCACGACCGCAATCCGTTTCACCAGGAGAAGCGGCTCCAAGCAACCGTTTATGAGATTGCCGCTGAGCTGGCCATGCGCCTGAAGAGCAAGCACGACGACTGGGGATCACGGCAGAATCTGTTCCCGCAGGTGCTACAGATTGTGTGGAACTACGTGGAGACCAAAGTTGCGGTCGTGGATATCGATACGCCCCTCGAAGACATCGCGCTGAAACGCTACAAGCAGGAGATGGTAGACCGGCTCTCCGCAGTCATCGAACCCGACGAGGAAGCCGGAGAGCATCCGATGCTGCCGGTGATAGAGAAATTCCGGCCGGTCGGCAAGACCGGGGATGTGCTGTTCAGAACGGTGCGCCCGGCCAAGGGAACGACAAACAGCCACGTCAGCCATGTCGTGCTGGATAACGAGCGATGGGAGCAGAGCGTGGCCTTCCGCCTGGAGAAGTTGGCCGGAGAGGGCGGCATAGTGTCGTACGTGAAGAATGACCACTTGGACTTCACTATCCCATACGAATGGATGGGCCAGAAGCATGAGTACCGGCCGGACTTCCTCGTGCGCTACAAGGTAGCCGGCGGCGAGGTGAAGATCATCCTTGAAGTGAAGGGTTACGAGGACGAGCAAGACCGGCAGAAGGAAACTGCTGCCCGTCGTTGGGTCCGGGCCGTGAACCGGCACGGCGAGTTCGGCAAGTGGGCGTTCGCTTTATGCACGCAGCCGGGCTGGACCAAAGAGAAACTTGCGCAGGCAGCGGCGCAGATTCCGTGA